Proteins from one Dehalococcoidales bacterium genomic window:
- a CDS encoding RNHCP domain-containing protein produces MSRKQKNAGFTCEQCGQDVTPVSNGSYRNHCPFCLFSKHLDILPGDRESTCQGLMEPVGIKFRSGKGYQIIHRCLKCGMRSVNRIAENTVQPDNMDLITRLSAIHPRYRRSDTTGEEYRGG; encoded by the coding sequence ATGAGCAGGAAGCAGAAGAATGCAGGGTTCACCTGTGAGCAATGCGGACAAGACGTAACCCCCGTAAGCAACGGCAGCTATCGGAATCACTGCCCGTTCTGCCTGTTCTCGAAGCACCTCGATATCCTACCCGGTGACCGAGAAAGCACTTGCCAGGGTCTGATGGAGCCGGTGGGCATCAAGTTCAGGTCCGGAAAAGGGTATCAGATTATTCACCGGTGTCTGAAGTGTGGCATGAGGTCCGTCAACAGGATTGCGGAGAATACGGTGCAACCCGACAATATGGACCTGATTACCAGATTGTCCGCGATTCATCCACGTTACAGAAGATCTGACACTACGGGAGAGGAGTACCGGGGAGGATAG